Below is a genomic region from Anoplopoma fimbria isolate UVic2021 breed Golden Eagle Sablefish chromosome 20, Afim_UVic_2022, whole genome shotgun sequence.
TGAGGAAGCTTCCCGTCTCCCCACAGATGCTCTCCCTTGTTGCCGTGGTTACCTGTAAGTTTGTGCTCATCTTTGTGATTCTTGGAGCTTGATCGGTCCTTTTTCCAATCTCCGTTGTGTTTCTTGTCTCGCTCTCCTCTCTGCCACggttcttctttcttctcccgctgtttcctctcatctctcttcctccactccTTATCCTCTTTACTCTTATGCTCGTTCTCTTTCCACTGTTTCCTCTCAtccttccccttcctctctttgcCATTATTTTTGCTCTCTTCCCACTGTTTCCTTTCAccattttctctcccttctttaCTACGATCTTTGCCGTTTTTACTCTTCCAGTCaccctcttttttcttctcccctttctctTTCCAATCTTTCTTCTCccatttctctttcttctcccatTTCTCTTTGGCACTTTCTCCATAGCcatcttttcctttcttccatTCCTTCTCTCCCTTCCATTCCTCCTTGCCCTTGTGCTTCTCTCCATGGTCTTTTCCTACCTTCCGatccttcttttcctccttaCCACTCCATTGTTTACCCTCCTTAACGTCCTCATGCTTTGCCTTTTTCCagtctttctcctccttcctttcttttctctcactcttttctATCCACTCTTTCTTCCCTTCCCTATCCTTCCACGACTTTCCTTCCTCACCCCTGCtagccttttctttcttcagctCTTTCTCCTTCCATTGTTTTGTCTCATCACCGTGTCTCCTTTGCTTACCTTCCTTATCTTTCTCCTTGTCAAACTTCCCTTGCTCATGTTTTCCCTGTTTCAATTCTGTTTTACCTCCATCTTTGcgctcccttttctctccttccttccattCAGATGtatctctctgtttctccttcttcttcttctcgcCCACGTTGATTTTATCCTTCTTTacatctttcttcttctccctcggATCATCCCATAGCTTCTTAGGCTGGCTCTCTGTAGATCCAGCTGAGCCCTGCATGCTTTCCTCTGGCTGGCCACTAGGGGGCGGTGTGGTGGGCTTCACAGCTGCTTGAGCTGCTTCACCTGGtgctgaaggaaaaacaaaaagtgactACAGTTACAAAGGAGTGAGCGTTCAAGTGaacagaaaagtaaagaaatgagGAGACATGCTGCTCTTTCCCTATCTGTCTAACAACTATCATTCTTCTACATCTTCTACCCTCCTCCACATCCCCTCCctacctcctccctctgtccctttGTACCTGAGGGGAGTTTTAATTCAGTCACAGTGGATCTCAGTGTTTCTAGTTCTTTCTGTAGGGCCGGGACACACTCCAgctctctcttcatcctctcgTTCTCTTTCTGAAGGACAGGGAGAGATGCCATCTCTTTCTTCAACCTACTGTtttccttctccatctcctcccacTGCAGTTGCTCCTTTGCGCCCTCTGCTGCTTGTACCTTGGCTACTTTAAGCTCTTCTTCCTGTacctttttgagaaaaaaagaaaaagaacaggaaAGAGGGGGTCCTGTGAGAATATTACAAACTCAGTGACACACGTTTATGCGAAGACAAACATTTATGTATGGATGAATACAGAGGGGacggggacacacacacacacacacacacacacacacgcacacacacacacacacacacacacacacacacacacacacacacacacacacacactgagagacagaatggaGTCACACCTGAAGTTGGGCTTGTAGCACAGTTATCTGCTGGTTCCCTTTGGCTAACTTATTTAGAAGCTCTGTACTGTCAGCATCTACTGGGAGTGGAGGAACCTCTGGATTAAGCCACTCCTGTCAACAAATTGCATACACAGTACAACAAAATGGCAAGATTTTAGATGACTTCTCAGAATAAGTACTGCCGGACTGAGCAGTCAGGAAGTGAGAGAACAGTACGTGTCAATGAGACAGAATAGAACAAAAGTCCAGAGTAGCACAGTTGGTAGACGATAGCTGTATTGTTGTGGGTGGTCTCCTGCTGAGATATCATACTAAAAATTCATGTGGTGGTACTCAATGTCCTGAAAACTAGATTCACAAATGGCATTTATAATGAATAGCAGTTAGAAACAACAAAGACTGAATAGAGGGACAGAAAAGAAGTGACATCTGACGTCAGACTGACCTGTTTTCCTGGTGCCTCTGCATCTTTCAGCTCCATCGTACCATAGTCACTCTCTGCAAATGTATTATGCAAAACTTAATGTTCATGTGAATAAGACCActgtcagagaaaacaaacaaaagctttgcATATGAAGGCGAAAATGCCACCTACCCAACAACAATCAAGACTTTTATCACTGAATGTGTACTGCTCATGCGCATATAGTCAATGTATGAAATCTAAAATGAAAGGTTATGAACTTTATATTTATTGCTGGTTGAAAACCTTGTATCTCTTATTTTGCAACTCTTTAAACTTCTGTTTTGATGTAAAGTTTTGACACTGATCAGGCTACAAACAATTTATAGAACCTAAAAACCAGCATTTCGCTAGAAAAGATATGATGGCCAAGCTCATAATTATTGGTTCACATGAGGGTTTTCattcaacaacagcagcaaataGGCCTTATTGCAAAAGTGCCTGAATCATTCT
It encodes:
- the pbxip1b gene encoding pre-B-cell leukemia homeobox interacting protein 1b, which translates into the protein MSGSSSANNSWTILTPEETVAETLRPLAEGKENHDESLTSAGSGENQPANCAESAEGLPVEGHLVSEEKTAELSGDTSAEQHNNNTAVTDASVPSSSDVSDSFVTGDALSQSEGLPEGPALSGPDPDSFSDSYTHMTPSPDEPSASLLSTETLGGEESTQEGTPYPLNGEGLQPEGEEPDLFPRTSDLWKQADSLVDSEVGEGRSEKIGEEVEPELRRRRSLLAALERIGRTEEEEEVEEEFQLPQREEDSGFSVNKCILGAVILVGLGTIFLSGVFMDLNEESDYGTMELKDAEAPGKQEWLNPEVPPLPVDADSTELLNKLAKGNQQITVLQAQLQVQEEELKVAKVQAAEGAKEQLQWEEMEKENSRLKKEMASLPVLQKENERMKRELECVPALQKELETLRSTVTELKLPSAPGEAAQAAVKPTTPPPSGQPEESMQGSAGSTESQPKKLWDDPREKKKDVKKDKINVGEKKKKEKQRDTSEWKEGEKRERKDGGKTELKQGKHEQGKFDKEKDKEGKQRRHGDETKQWKEKELKKEKASRGEEGKSWKDREGKKEWIEKSERKERKEEKDWKKAKHEDVKEGKQWSGKEEKKDRKVGKDHGEKHKGKEEWKGEKEWKKGKDGYGESAKEKWEKKEKWEKKDWKEKGEKKKEGDWKSKNGKDRSKEGRENGERKQWEESKNNGKERKGKDERKQWKENEHKSKEDKEWRKRDERKQREKKEEPWQRGERDKKHNGDWKKDRSSSKNHKDEHKLTGNHGNKGEHLWGDGKLPHSHSRPPLEQQDYWVRQRLRLQHNTKPPQQCDSLETCAQAEGLIPVLFPEFEAILQTYLAKAEEAGVDGSKREEVKKLASEFFKDGVFVHDQTSFQEYVEDLADILEDMVDGDEEEEEEDEDDDKDEEEEDSAIEEEMEEFEREVMKRFSVPGAVEKEEKSKAEWRKESGRGRG